In Streptomyces violaceusniger Tu 4113, one DNA window encodes the following:
- a CDS encoding ABC transporter ATP-binding protein — protein MPQEQTAASTEPTRAAAVRVSGLWKRYGEQIAVAGIDLELPAGQFIGLVGPNGAGKTTTLSMITGLLRPDSGTVEIGGHDVWRDPVEIKARIGVLPEGLRMFERLSGRELLTYTGRLRGLPGAEVDRRATQLLDVLDLAGSQNKLVIDYSTGMRKKIGLAAALLHNPEVLFLDEPFEGVDPVSAQTIRGVLERYTHSGATVVFSSHVMELVESLCDWVAVIAKGRIRAHGPLAEVRGDAPSLQNAFLELVGAGRREAGQSLDWLGGGAR, from the coding sequence GTGCCTCAGGAGCAAACAGCAGCCAGCACAGAGCCGACCAGGGCCGCCGCCGTGCGGGTGAGCGGCCTGTGGAAGCGCTACGGAGAGCAGATCGCGGTCGCGGGGATCGATCTGGAGCTGCCCGCCGGGCAGTTCATCGGCCTCGTCGGGCCCAATGGAGCCGGTAAGACCACCACGCTTTCGATGATCACCGGCCTGCTGCGCCCCGACTCGGGGACCGTGGAGATCGGCGGGCACGACGTCTGGCGGGACCCGGTCGAGATCAAGGCGCGGATCGGGGTGCTGCCGGAGGGACTGCGGATGTTCGAGCGGCTCTCCGGCCGGGAGCTGCTCACCTACACCGGGCGGCTGCGCGGGCTGCCCGGTGCGGAGGTCGACAGGCGCGCCACCCAGCTCCTGGACGTCCTGGATCTCGCGGGCTCCCAGAACAAGCTGGTCATCGACTACTCCACCGGTATGCGGAAGAAGATCGGACTGGCCGCCGCGCTGCTCCACAACCCGGAAGTCCTCTTCCTCGACGAGCCCTTCGAGGGGGTCGACCCGGTCTCCGCCCAGACCATCCGCGGCGTCCTGGAGCGCTACACCCACTCCGGCGCCACCGTCGTCTTCTCCAGCCATGTCATGGAGCTGGTGGAGTCGCTGTGCGACTGGGTGGCGGTGATCGCGAAGGGGCGGATCCGGGCCCATGGCCCGCTGGCCGAGGTGCGGGGCGACGCACCGTCCCTGCAGAACGCCTTCCTGGAACTGGTCGGCGCGGGCCGGCGCGAGGCGGGCCAGAGCCTCGACTGGCTGGGCGGCGGCGCCCGATGA